The following are from one region of the Alkalimarinus sediminis genome:
- a CDS encoding formylglycine-generating enzyme family protein, translating to MNASLKTIALLAATALTACTSTEDKVNDLLERHMNAFVFVEGGSFMMGNPGGWSVRSDTLPAHKVTLDSFSIQKYEVTQGDMDLFMKVTGYTSTYVNYDRLRTNNPNRFVDKLPAAVTWGDARAFCQWVGQLTNKPIDLPTEAQWEYAARSRGQMYRFATDTGEAVENVNMAARSKGGFSNPKALPHPPSKFSPNPLGLYDMSGNVVELVLDNYQPDYYQHSPEHNPKGPKTAKTSGLDGGTTYHLTVARGGRFYDYWGNTTVTRLEVPKTLMGLDTGFRCVMQN from the coding sequence ATGAACGCCTCTCTCAAAACCATTGCATTACTAGCAGCCACAGCCCTCACCGCTTGCACCTCCACCGAAGATAAAGTGAATGACCTACTAGAGCGTCATATGAATGCATTTGTGTTTGTTGAAGGCGGCTCATTTATGATGGGAAACCCCGGCGGGTGGAGTGTTCGTAGTGACACGCTTCCAGCCCATAAGGTGACGTTGGATAGTTTTTCTATTCAGAAATATGAAGTGACTCAGGGGGATATGGATTTGTTTATGAAGGTGACGGGGTACACATCGACCTACGTTAATTACGATCGGTTAAGAACCAATAACCCAAACCGCTTTGTTGATAAATTACCTGCTGCTGTAACATGGGGGGATGCAAGAGCTTTTTGCCAATGGGTCGGTCAATTAACCAACAAGCCCATTGACCTACCAACCGAAGCACAATGGGAGTATGCAGCTCGCTCTAGGGGGCAAATGTATCGTTTCGCTACCGATACAGGTGAAGCAGTGGAAAATGTTAATATGGCCGCAAGATCAAAAGGCGGGTTTTCAAACCCAAAAGCTCTTCCCCACCCCCCAAGTAAATTTTCCCCAAACCCTCTTGGGCTTTATGATATGTCTGGTAACGTAGTTGAATTAGTACTAGATAATTATCAACCCGACTACTATCAGCACTCACCTGAACACAACCCTAAAGGCCCGAAAACAGCCAAAACAAGCGGACTTGATGGAGGCACAACATACCATCTAACAGTTGCTAGGGGAGGGCGTTTTTATGATTACTGGGGCAACACAACGGTCACCCGCTTAGAGGTACCAAAAACATTAATGGGCCTAGATACTGGGTTTAGGTGTGTCATGCAAAACTAA
- a CDS encoding formylglycine-generating enzyme family protein, whose product MNTAFKAITLLATTLVTACTSTEDKVNDLLERHMNAFVFVEGGSFMMGNPGQGWALGADSYPAHKVTLDSFSIQKYEVTQGDMDLFMAVTGYVSSYENYDKKRSKYPDRFDDALPAAVTWGDARAFCQWLGNLSNSTIDLPTEAQWEYAARSRGQMYRFATDTGEAVEGVNMAKAAQKGIFDRNAFPLPPGSFPPNPLGLYDMSGNAAEWVLDNYQPDYYQYSPEHNPQGPETAKTSRHDENTIYHFKITRGGRFYDFWGNTTVSRLESVATLIGLDDGFRCIMLD is encoded by the coding sequence ATGAATACCGCCTTCAAAGCCATCACATTGCTAGCAACAACGCTCGTCACCGCCTGCACCTCCACCGAAGACAAAGTGAATGACCTACTAGAGCGTCATATGAATGCGTTTGTGTTTGTTGAAGGCGGCTCGTTTATGATGGGAAACCCCGGCCAAGGCTGGGCTTTAGGCGCTGATTCTTACCCTGCCCACAAGGTGACTTTGGATAGTTTTTCTATTCAGAAGTATGAAGTGACTCAAGGGGATATGGATTTGTTTATGGCGGTAACGGGGTATGTGTCATCCTATGAAAACTATGATAAAAAAAGAAGTAAATACCCTGACCGTTTTGATGACGCTTTACCCGCTGCCGTGACATGGGGGGATGCAAGAGCCTTTTGCCAATGGCTTGGCAATTTAAGCAATAGCACTATCGACTTACCCACAGAAGCCCAATGGGAGTATGCCGCTCGATCTAGAGGGCAAATGTATCGCTTTGCCACCGATACCGGTGAAGCCGTTGAAGGCGTCAATATGGCAAAAGCGGCTCAAAAAGGCATCTTTGATAGAAATGCTTTTCCACTTCCCCCTGGCAGCTTCCCACCCAACCCTTTAGGCCTTTATGATATGTCTGGAAATGCTGCGGAGTGGGTTCTAGACAACTATCAACCAGACTACTATCAATATTCGCCAGAGCATAACCCTCAAGGGCCTGAAACCGCCAAAACAAGTAGACATGATGAAAACACCATATATCATTTCAAAATCACTCGTGGAGGACGCTTTTATGATTTCTGGGGTAATACAACAGTTTCTCGATTAGAAAGTGTAGCCACATTAATAGGATTGGACGATGGCTTTAGATGCATCATGCTAGATTAA
- a CDS encoding formylglycine-generating enzyme family protein — protein sequence MNAPLRTIALLSTITLTACTSTEDKVNDLLERHMNAFVFVEGGSFMMGNPGLGWALGADSYPAHKVTLDSFSIQKYEVTQGDMDLFMEVTGYSSSYELYNQTRDMAADRFSKELPAVVTWDDAIAFCNWIGSSTETDVDLPTEAQWEYAARSRGQMYRFATDTGEAVADINMAPASKLEFINPKSLPHPPGQFPANPLGLYDMSGNAIEWISDNYQPDFYLYSPEHNPKGPDRGKEHDPTQTHIHPQKVMRGGRFYDFWGNTTVSRMSGPKNLLGLDTGFRCMKKD from the coding sequence ATGAACGCTCCTCTCAGAACCATTGCATTACTATCAACCATAACCCTCACCGCTTGCACCTCCACCGAAGACAAAGTGAATGACCTACTTGAGCGTCATATGAATGCGTTTGTGTTTGTTGAAGGCGGCTCATTTATGATGGGAAACCCCGGCTTAGGTTGGGCTTTAGGCGCTGATTCTTACCCTGCCCACAAGGTTACTTTGGATAGTTTTTCTATTCAGAAGTATGAAGTGACTCAGGGGGATATGGATTTGTTTATGGAGGTGACGGGGTACTCATCTAGTTATGAGCTTTATAATCAAACTCGAGATATGGCTGCCGACAGATTCTCTAAAGAACTACCAGCGGTTGTGACTTGGGATGATGCCATCGCTTTTTGTAATTGGATAGGTAGCAGCACTGAAACCGATGTAGACCTTCCTACAGAAGCTCAATGGGAGTACGCAGCTCGATCACGAGGACAAATGTATCGCTTTGCGACGGATACAGGTGAAGCAGTTGCAGACATCAACATGGCTCCAGCATCAAAGTTAGAGTTCATCAATCCAAAATCTCTGCCCCACCCCCCTGGGCAGTTCCCCGCAAACCCTTTAGGGTTATATGATATGTCTGGCAATGCCATCGAATGGATATCAGACAACTATCAACCAGACTTTTACTTATATTCACCGGAACACAACCCCAAAGGCCCTGATAGAGGAAAAGAACATGACCCTACACAAACACATATCCACCCGCAAAAAGTCATGCGAGGCGGGAGGTTTTATGACTTTTGGGGCAACACAACCGTTTCTCGTATGAGCGGGCCAAAAAACCTCTTAGGACTAGACACAGGATTTAGGTGTATGAAAAAAGATTAG